A segment of the Bacillus sp. es.034 genome:
TGGTCCTGTCACCTGCCATGCTTCAGCCATTCACCCGGAAAGTCACGGGTTCCGATGACTTTGCCGTCGGTCACTTCGGTTCCATCGGGTATTTGGTGTCAGCGATGGTCGGGAAAGCAGTTGGAAAAGGAAGCAAATCGACAGAAGAAATCAAGGTGCCAAAATCACTTGGATTCCTGCGCGATACATCCGTTTCCGTTTCCCTGACGATGGTCATCCTGTTCTTCGTCGTAGCAGGCGCAGCAGGCCCCTCTTTCGTCGAAGGAGAATTAAGCGGCGGACAGAACTTCCTGGTCTTCGCCTTTATGCAGGGGATTACGTTTGCCGTCGGAGTGTACATCATCTTAGCAGGGGTGCGGATGCTCCTTGGTGAAATCGTTCCTGCCTTCAAAGGGATCGCGGACAAAATTGTCCCGAATGCCAAACCGGCCCTTGATTGCCCGGCCATCTTCCCATTCGCTGGGAACGCCGTCATCATCGGATTTCTATTCAGCTTCATCGCCGGACTAGTGAGCATGCTTTTCCTTCCACTCCTGGGATTGAAGGTCATCGTTCCGGGACTTGTCCCTCACTTCTTCACGGGGGCAGCAGCCGGAGTATTCGGTAATGCCACGGGCGGACGCCGCGGTGCCGTCATCGGCTCCATGGCGAACGGGGTCATGATCAGCTTCCTGCCGGCCCTGCTATTACCGGTATTAAGCTCACTCGGATTCCAGGGAACCACGTTTGGAGATGCAGACTTCGGTTTAGTCGGTATCGTGCTTGGTAACCTTGTGAAATTGATCGAATCCAATATGATGGTATTTGTATCCATCATTGTTCTTCTGGCCATCCTGTTCTTTATCAGCTTTAAGAGTAAAGGGACTGGTGAGAAGAAGGAAGAAACGGAAGTAGCGTAAGATGAAAGTAGCCACCCTCTGTGTATGTGGAGGGTGGCTACTTTTTTGTTTCATCTTCTATTGCGATGCAGATGGGGACAGGCTACATGAT
Coding sequences within it:
- a CDS encoding PTS ascorbate transporter subunit IIC, giving the protein MIDIIMKDILGTPAILVGLFALIGLLIQRKNSGDVVSGTLKTVMGFVILGAGANVLVQSLEQFSSMFNHAFEVDGVIPNNEAIVALAQESFGTETAMIMLFGMVVNILIARFSPFKYIFLTGHHTMFMACMIAVILTTGGFTGVPLIVLGSIILGALMVLSPAMLQPFTRKVTGSDDFAVGHFGSIGYLVSAMVGKAVGKGSKSTEEIKVPKSLGFLRDTSVSVSLTMVILFFVVAGAAGPSFVEGELSGGQNFLVFAFMQGITFAVGVYIILAGVRMLLGEIVPAFKGIADKIVPNAKPALDCPAIFPFAGNAVIIGFLFSFIAGLVSMLFLPLLGLKVIVPGLVPHFFTGAAAGVFGNATGGRRGAVIGSMANGVMISFLPALLLPVLSSLGFQGTTFGDADFGLVGIVLGNLVKLIESNMMVFVSIIVLLAILFFISFKSKGTGEKKEETEVA